A genomic region of Peptoniphilus sp. ING2-D1G contains the following coding sequences:
- a CDS encoding membrane protein (High confidence in function and specificity): MNNEKVNYSSSDIAKFVLFAAFGIFMFFIPISIGGKSSIPIDHIVTLVKMIPNYGPIYAGAIVIIGAVLPFIRGTWNNSTTDIIFSFLKLLGIPFIIMAITNKGPEFLMAKDVIPFIYNSIVVTVTTVVPIGSVFLAFLVNFGLMEFVGVFMQPVMKPIWKTPGRSAIDAVASFVGSYSLALLITDKVYQDGKYTGKEAAIIATGFSTVSATFMIVVARTLDIMNHWLLYFWLTLVITFIVTAITARIYPLSKKPDTYYNDQEGFPEEEVTGNRFNIAVQEGMKAFKNAPTVFESVKENFINGINLALSIGPLLMSIGTLGIVVANHTPVFDIIGYIFYPFTMITQVPEPLLAAKAMALSIAEMFLPALLVTDADIITKFLIAIASVSEILFFSASIPCIMATKIPLKMSDYIIIWIERVILTILITTPILHLIF, from the coding sequence ATGAACAATGAAAAAGTAAATTATTCATCAAGTGATATTGCAAAATTTGTGTTGTTTGCAGCTTTTGGTATTTTTATGTTTTTTATACCTATAAGTATAGGGGGAAAATCATCGATACCTATAGACCATATTGTAACCTTGGTTAAGATGATTCCCAATTACGGTCCGATATATGCAGGAGCCATAGTAATTATAGGAGCGGTACTGCCATTTATAAGAGGAACTTGGAACAATAGTACGACTGATATTATATTTTCATTTTTGAAATTATTGGGAATACCCTTTATAATTATGGCGATTACAAATAAGGGTCCGGAATTTTTAATGGCTAAGGATGTTATTCCATTTATTTACAATAGTATTGTAGTAACTGTTACGACAGTGGTGCCGATAGGTTCTGTATTCTTGGCATTTTTGGTAAATTTTGGACTTATGGAATTTGTAGGGGTATTCATGCAACCTGTAATGAAACCTATTTGGAAGACACCGGGAAGATCGGCGATAGATGCCGTGGCAAGTTTCGTAGGCTCTTACTCATTGGCGCTACTAATTACAGACAAGGTCTATCAAGACGGTAAATACACCGGAAAAGAGGCGGCTATTATAGCAACAGGATTTTCAACAGTGTCAGCTACATTTATGATAGTAGTGGCAAGAACACTTGATATAATGAATCATTGGCTTTTATATTTCTGGTTGACTTTAGTGATTACCTTTATAGTAACGGCTATTACAGCGAGAATATATCCTCTATCTAAAAAACCCGACACTTATTATAATGATCAAGAAGGATTTCCGGAAGAGGAAGTAACGGGAAACAGATTTAATATAGCAGTTCAAGAAGGAATGAAGGCATTTAAGAATGCTCCTACAGTATTTGAATCTGTAAAAGAAAACTTTATCAACGGTATCAATTTGGCCTTATCAATAGGACCGCTTTTGATGTCCATAGGCACGCTGGGAATAGTAGTGGCGAATCACACCCCTGTATTTGATATTATCGGATATATATTTTATCCCTTCACTATGATCACTCAAGTTCCTGAACCGCTACTTGCAGCAAAGGCGATGGCTTTAAGTATAGCGGAAATGTTTTTACCGGCTCTACTTGTAACAGATGCGGACATAATTACAAAATTCTTGATTGCAATAGCATCCGTATCTGAAATACTGTTTTTCTCAGCTTCAATTCCCTGTATAATGGCTACAAAGATCCCTTTGAAGATGTCCGACTACATCATAATTTGGATTGAAAGAGTAATATTGACAATTTTAATTACAACGCCGATATTACACCTTATATTTTAA
- a CDS encoding putative membrane protein (Hypothetical protein): MTLPTLIILALLAVVVVFAVKHTFKTKGCDCGCQSCKYGASCHKAK; the protein is encoded by the coding sequence ATGACTTTACCCACTCTAATTATACTTGCTTTGCTTGCAGTTGTCGTAGTTTTTGCAGTTAAGCACACCTTTAAGACAAAAGGTTGTGACTGTGGATGTCAATCGTGTAAATACGGAGCTTCATGTCATAAAGCTAAATAA
- the gltX gene encoding Glutamate-tRNA ligase (Catalyzes the attachment of glutamate to tRNA(Glu) in a two-step reaction: glutamate is first activated by ATP to form Glu-AMP and then transferred to the acceptor end of tRNA(Glu); High confidence in function and specificity): MEEVRVRFAPSPTGFLHIGGLRTALYNYLFSKKNGGKFILRIEDTDRTRFVEGAIENLIDSLNWAGIVHDEGVFVEDGKIVQRGDFGPYIQSERLDIYRKYVDELIEKDKAYYCFCSRERLDNLREEQRIKGQVPKYDGFCRGISKEEAKKRIEAGEEHVVRLKLPRNEDIEFHDAVRGRVVINSDEMDDQVLMKSDGFPTYHLAVVVDDHLMGITHVVRGEEWLPSTPKHVYLYQAFGWEAPEFVHLPTVLNKDRKKLSKRQGDVSVEDFREKGYLPEGMINYLALVGWSPEDGEEILSLNEMIDKFSFERVGKSGGIFDIEKLNWVNAHYIKKYTTEKIAELSVDSMVKSGLMAEEQIRSDWDRYVYMMETVKDSLNTVNEVPEKVDFLFGDLKITEEDALEQVKSENMKALIEAFEGELNQVDEVDEEFAKTVMKKIQKQTGVKGKGLYMPVRAAITGNVHGPELSNIIVILGKKNLLKRFESVKSYM; encoded by the coding sequence ATGGAAGAAGTAAGAGTTAGATTTGCTCCGAGTCCAACGGGATTTTTGCATATAGGGGGGCTTAGAACCGCCCTTTATAATTATTTGTTTTCAAAGAAAAACGGTGGAAAGTTCATACTTAGAATAGAAGATACCGACAGAACCAGATTCGTAGAAGGAGCCATTGAAAATTTAATCGATTCGCTCAACTGGGCAGGCATCGTCCACGATGAAGGTGTATTTGTAGAAGATGGCAAAATTGTTCAAAGGGGAGATTTCGGACCCTATATTCAATCGGAAAGACTGGATATTTATAGGAAGTATGTGGATGAACTGATTGAAAAGGACAAGGCATACTATTGTTTTTGTTCGAGGGAAAGACTTGACAATTTAAGAGAAGAGCAGAGAATTAAGGGGCAAGTTCCCAAGTACGACGGATTTTGCAGAGGAATTTCAAAGGAAGAAGCAAAGAAAAGAATTGAAGCGGGAGAAGAACATGTCGTAAGACTTAAGCTTCCGAGAAATGAAGATATTGAATTTCACGATGCTGTTAGGGGAAGGGTGGTAATAAATTCAGATGAAATGGATGATCAAGTCCTAATGAAGTCAGACGGATTTCCGACATACCATTTAGCTGTAGTGGTGGACGACCATCTAATGGGAATAACTCATGTTGTAAGGGGAGAAGAATGGCTTCCCTCTACACCTAAACACGTCTATCTCTATCAAGCCTTCGGATGGGAAGCACCTGAATTCGTACACTTGCCCACAGTACTAAACAAGGACAGAAAAAAACTCTCAAAAAGACAAGGTGATGTATCTGTGGAAGATTTCAGAGAAAAGGGATACTTACCTGAAGGTATGATAAATTATCTGGCATTGGTCGGTTGGTCGCCTGAAGATGGAGAAGAAATCCTAAGTCTTAATGAAATGATCGATAAATTCAGCTTTGAAAGAGTTGGAAAAAGTGGCGGAATTTTCGATATTGAAAAACTCAATTGGGTTAATGCCCATTATATCAAGAAATACACTACAGAAAAAATCGCGGAATTATCCGTTGATTCAATGGTTAAATCGGGTTTAATGGCAGAAGAACAAATAAGATCCGATTGGGACAGATATGTCTACATGATGGAAACTGTAAAGGACAGCTTAAATACTGTAAATGAAGTTCCGGAAAAAGTGGATTTCTTATTTGGAGATTTGAAAATAACCGAAGAAGACGCTTTGGAACAGGTAAAATCAGAAAACATGAAGGCTCTAATAGAAGCCTTTGAGGGAGAACTTAACCAAGTTGATGAGGTGGACGAAGAATTTGCAAAAACGGTCATGAAGAAAATCCAAAAACAAACAGGAGTTAAGGGCAAAGGGCTCTACATGCCTGTGAGGGCTGCAATAACAGGAAATGTCCATGGACCGGAGCTGAGCAATATAATTGTAATATTGGGAAAGAAGAATCTTTTAAAAAGGTTTGAAAGCGTAAAGTCTTATATGTAA
- a CDS encoding FeoA domain (This family includes FeoA a small protein, probably involved in Fe2+ transport. This presumed short domain is also found at the C-terminus of a variety of metal dependent transcriptional regulators. This suggests that this domain may be metal-binding. In most cases this is likely to be either iron or manganese; Family membership), which produces MNLLMVPKNVEFEILKIKDKRFKDEKHLRHIENLGFVKGAKIKIINENGSNLIVKVKDSRVAIGSDIASAIMIKGERA; this is translated from the coding sequence ATGAATTTGCTTATGGTACCGAAAAATGTTGAATTCGAAATACTTAAGATAAAAGACAAAAGATTTAAAGATGAAAAACATTTAAGACATATTGAAAACCTTGGATTTGTAAAGGGAGCAAAAATTAAAATAATAAATGAAAATGGTTCAAATTTAATAGTTAAGGTTAAGGATTCAAGAGTTGCCATAGGAAGCGATATTGCTTCAGCGATAATGATTAAGGGGGAAAGGGCGTGA
- a CDS encoding ferrous iron transport protein B (Escherichia coli has an iron(II) transport system (feo) which may make an important contribution to the iron supply of the cell under anaerobic conditions. FeoB has been identified as part of this transport system and may play a role in the transport of ferrous iron. FeoB is a large 700-800 amino acid integral membrane protein. The N terminus contains a P-loop motif suggesting that iron transport may be ATP dependent; High confidence in function and specificity) — MSIHIALAGNPNSGKTTLFNALTGSHQYVGNWPGVTVEKKTGSYKKDEDIKFTDLPGIYSLSPYTLEEVVSRDFLLNGEADVIIDVIDASNIERNLYLATQLSELGIPLVLAFNMMDVVRKNKDKIDCSKIERELNCKVVEISALKNEGIDKLIEVAKLEALRSKKDIKINTFSERVESYLKEIEEIVASIKEDPAKRWFAIKLFEKDEKISDNIYISKKEKEYVDAIINRAEEEFDDDTEGIITDERYNFVSEITQKSVKKGRRGLSTSDKIDKIVTNRILALPIFVGIMFLIYYVAMTYVGGPVTDWVNDNFFGEVIGGNVQAFLEGIGTANWLTSLIVDGIIGGVGGVLGFLPVIATLFLFISILEDVGYMARIAFILDRIFRRFGLSGKSFIPILMGTGCSVPGIMGTRTIESDRDRRMTIIVASFMPCGAKTDIIVMFSAVLGGHFWYGPLWYFGGIAAVVISGIILKKTRRFKGDPAPFVMELPEYHLPAATNILKATWHRCKAFIVKAGTVILLCTIVIWFLQNISINFEFVEFAEASTDSILSFIGKKLSWIFVPLGFGDWMATVATILGLVAKEVVVGTYGVVAGIGEVGADDPGLIPLIQQNFTTASILSFMFFNQLTIPCFAALGAIKEEMGSKKWFGFAIGYQVVFSYTMALMIYQFARVFIEGQPVNAWTFIAAVVLIIYLYLLFRPAEKKDRLNVRSAEV, encoded by the coding sequence GTGAGTATACATATAGCCTTAGCGGGCAATCCCAATAGTGGTAAAACCACACTTTTCAACGCTTTAACAGGTTCTCACCAATATGTGGGCAACTGGCCGGGGGTAACGGTTGAAAAGAAAACAGGATCATACAAAAAAGATGAAGATATTAAATTTACAGACCTTCCAGGAATATATTCTCTATCACCCTATACTCTTGAAGAAGTTGTATCCAGGGACTTTTTATTGAATGGGGAAGCCGATGTAATAATCGACGTAATAGACGCATCAAATATTGAAAGAAATTTATATTTAGCCACTCAGTTGTCAGAACTGGGCATACCGCTTGTTTTGGCTTTTAATATGATGGATGTGGTCAGAAAGAACAAGGACAAAATAGATTGCTCCAAGATAGAAAGAGAATTAAATTGTAAAGTTGTGGAAATTTCGGCTTTAAAAAATGAAGGAATAGATAAATTAATAGAAGTTGCAAAATTAGAAGCTTTGAGAAGCAAAAAGGACATAAAGATAAATACTTTTTCTGAAAGAGTGGAGTCCTATTTAAAAGAAATTGAAGAAATTGTCGCATCTATTAAAGAAGATCCTGCAAAGAGATGGTTTGCAATAAAGCTTTTTGAAAAAGATGAAAAAATTTCTGACAATATTTACATAAGCAAAAAAGAAAAAGAATATGTAGATGCGATTATAAATAGAGCCGAAGAAGAGTTTGATGATGATACGGAGGGCATCATCACAGACGAAAGATATAATTTTGTAAGCGAAATAACGCAAAAATCTGTAAAAAAAGGAAGAAGGGGATTATCTACCAGTGACAAAATAGATAAAATAGTCACAAACAGAATCTTAGCCTTACCCATCTTTGTGGGAATAATGTTTTTAATTTACTATGTAGCCATGACCTATGTTGGAGGTCCTGTAACAGATTGGGTAAATGATAATTTCTTCGGAGAAGTAATCGGAGGAAATGTACAAGCGTTTTTAGAAGGAATAGGAACGGCGAATTGGCTGACATCACTCATAGTAGATGGAATCATAGGAGGAGTCGGCGGAGTTTTAGGGTTTTTGCCGGTAATCGCCACTTTGTTTTTGTTCATATCAATATTGGAAGATGTGGGATACATGGCAAGAATCGCCTTTATACTCGATAGAATTTTCAGAAGATTTGGACTTAGCGGAAAGAGTTTCATTCCGATTTTAATGGGGACAGGTTGCTCCGTTCCGGGAATAATGGGCACACGAACTATAGAAAGTGACAGGGACAGGAGAATGACCATAATTGTAGCTTCCTTTATGCCCTGTGGAGCTAAAACGGATATAATAGTCATGTTTTCGGCTGTTTTAGGAGGGCATTTCTGGTATGGACCTCTTTGGTACTTCGGAGGAATTGCTGCAGTTGTAATATCCGGGATAATTTTAAAGAAAACACGAAGGTTTAAGGGAGATCCTGCGCCCTTTGTAATGGAACTGCCCGAATACCATTTGCCTGCAGCTACAAATATCTTAAAGGCGACATGGCACAGATGTAAGGCATTTATCGTAAAAGCCGGAACTGTAATTTTGCTCTGCACAATAGTTATTTGGTTTTTGCAAAATATTTCAATAAATTTTGAATTCGTTGAATTTGCTGAGGCAAGCACCGATTCCATACTTTCTTTCATAGGTAAGAAACTCTCGTGGATATTTGTTCCTCTGGGTTTTGGAGATTGGATGGCAACTGTAGCCACGATACTGGGGCTTGTAGCCAAGGAAGTGGTGGTAGGAACTTACGGAGTCGTTGCGGGCATAGGCGAGGTCGGAGCTGATGATCCGGGACTTATACCTTTAATTCAACAAAATTTCACAACGGCATCCATACTGTCCTTTATGTTCTTCAATCAATTGACAATACCTTGTTTTGCAGCTCTGGGAGCCATAAAGGAAGAGATGGGAAGCAAAAAATGGTTTGGATTTGCAATAGGATATCAAGTAGTTTTCTCCTATACCATGGCTTTGATGATATACCAATTCGCAAGGGTGTTTATAGAGGGTCAGCCTGTAAATGCATGGACCTTTATAGCTGCAGTGGTTTTGATTATATATCTGTACTTGTTATTTAGACCTGCTGAGAAAAAAGACAGATTAAATGTGAGATCGGCGGAGGTGTAA
- a CDS encoding putative central glycolytic genes regulator (This probable domain is found in bacterial transcriptional regulators such as DeoR, SorC and CggR. One of these proteins, Q8U7I7, has an N-terminal helix-turn-helix that binds to DNA. This domain is probably the ligand regulator binding region. SorC is regulated by sorbose and other members of this family are likely to be regulated by other sugar substrates. CggR regulates the gapA operon in B. subtilis; High confidence in function and specificity), whose product MNVELLSSFVPEFRDIFIRRYEILEYLNREGTVGRRTLSQKLNISERVIRDEIEKLKEMDYVYVNSSGATIKKEGKINLKRFLEVYRELNNLTELGNRITSFLGVEEVVVVKGDSSKDDYAFTNLGSATARLINVSMCDGDYIGVTGGKTLSAIADVLSENKRELDLTIIPARGALGKNVEYQANSVASKIAEKLNCDYRILPVPDAAPDKAMNILLENKDIHRTYEMLKELDMLIFGIGRADEMLTRKGADELEKKKILEKGAVSEVIGHYFDIKGKEVYASQSVGISLEDFLNIPRIFCIAGGAEKAEAIISISKLRSDMVLVIDESAANCIINNRR is encoded by the coding sequence ATGAATGTTGAATTATTAAGTTCTTTTGTACCGGAATTTAGAGACATATTCATAAGAAGATACGAAATACTTGAATACCTTAACCGAGAAGGAACAGTAGGTAGAAGAACTCTCTCTCAAAAACTGAATATTTCCGAAAGAGTTATAAGAGATGAAATAGAAAAATTAAAGGAAATGGACTATGTTTACGTAAATTCTTCCGGTGCTACCATAAAAAAAGAAGGAAAAATAAATCTCAAAAGATTTTTGGAAGTTTACAGAGAACTCAACAATTTAACTGAATTAGGCAACAGAATAACATCTTTTTTGGGAGTGGAAGAAGTGGTAGTAGTTAAGGGAGACTCATCAAAGGATGATTATGCTTTCACAAATTTAGGATCCGCAACGGCAAGATTAATAAATGTCAGCATGTGTGACGGAGATTATATAGGAGTTACAGGAGGAAAGACGTTAAGCGCCATAGCTGATGTGTTATCTGAGAATAAAAGAGAATTGGATTTGACCATTATTCCGGCAAGGGGTGCCTTGGGTAAAAATGTTGAGTATCAGGCTAATTCGGTTGCATCTAAAATTGCGGAAAAGTTGAATTGCGACTACAGAATATTACCCGTTCCCGATGCTGCACCTGATAAAGCGATGAACATCTTGCTTGAGAACAAAGACATACACAGGACCTATGAGATGCTCAAGGAGTTGGACATGCTCATATTCGGCATAGGAAGAGCCGATGAAATGCTAACTCGAAAGGGAGCAGATGAATTGGAGAAGAAAAAAATTTTAGAAAAGGGAGCAGTTTCTGAAGTTATAGGTCATTATTTTGACATAAAGGGCAAAGAAGTATACGCATCTCAAAGCGTGGGAATATCCCTGGAAGATTTTTTAAATATACCGAGAATATTCTGCATAGCAGGTGGAGCTGAAAAGGCTGAGGCGATAATTTCCATATCCAAGTTGAGATCGGATATGGTTTTGGTGATAGATGAAAGTGCAGCAAATTGTATTATAAATAACAGGAGGTAA
- a CDS encoding biotin-[acetyl-CoA-carboxylase] ligase (The biotin operon of Escherichia coli contains 5 structural genes involved in the synthesis of biotin. Transcription of the operon is regulated via one of these proteins, the biotin ligase BirA. BirA is an asymetric protein with 3 specific domains -an N-terminal DNA-binding domain, a central catalytic domain and a C-terminal of unknown function. The ligase reaction intermediate, biotinyl-5'-AMP, is the co-repressor that triggers DNA binding by BirA. The alpha-helical N-terminal domain of the BirA protein has the helix-turn-helix structure of DNA-binding proteins with a central DNA recognition helix. BirA undergoes several conformational changes related to repressor function and the N-terminal DNA-binding function is connected to the rest of the molecule through a hinge which will allow relocation of the domains during the reaction; High confidence in function and specificity): MNTKEKILKCLEENRDRYISGEELGSYLNISRTAIWKGVQSLKNEGFIINSTPNKGYKIDENCDKLSRFGIINYLGKDLKNIDIRVYESIDSTNTEAKRLLYSEEIKDFTVLIANEQTQGRGRRGRTFLSPEDTGIYFSIILFPKSDFNMESLDLITIKAAVAVAEAISKNTEKEPKIKWVNDIFTDGKKICGILSEADSDFESRQIKSIVVGIGINFNTNSSYFKGELNKKAGSLNAKNIYRNELAAKILNEFYSCCYNRTDEDILKTYKGYSLVLGKKIEFTQNDVTYEATAIDINYKGNLLVEFDNGNKKELSSGEISIKGDFYL; encoded by the coding sequence ATGAATACAAAGGAAAAAATATTAAAATGCCTTGAAGAAAATAGAGATAGGTATATTTCAGGAGAGGAACTGGGCTCATATTTAAATATCAGCAGAACTGCGATATGGAAAGGCGTGCAAAGTCTAAAAAATGAAGGTTTTATAATAAACAGCACACCTAATAAGGGATATAAAATCGATGAGAACTGCGATAAACTTTCCCGTTTCGGAATAATCAATTACTTGGGCAAAGATCTTAAAAATATCGATATACGAGTTTATGAAAGCATAGATTCTACAAATACCGAAGCAAAAAGACTTCTCTATTCTGAAGAAATCAAAGACTTTACAGTCTTAATTGCAAACGAACAAACTCAAGGTCGCGGAAGAAGGGGCAGAACTTTTCTATCTCCTGAAGACACGGGAATTTATTTTTCGATAATACTGTTCCCGAAGTCCGATTTCAACATGGAGTCCTTGGATTTAATAACCATAAAGGCTGCCGTAGCGGTGGCTGAGGCTATAAGTAAAAATACGGAAAAAGAACCGAAAATCAAATGGGTCAACGACATATTCACAGATGGCAAAAAAATTTGTGGAATACTTTCAGAGGCGGACTCTGATTTTGAGTCACGACAAATTAAATCAATAGTCGTAGGTATAGGTATAAATTTTAATACGAATAGTTCCTACTTTAAAGGTGAATTAAACAAAAAAGCCGGATCTCTAAATGCGAAAAACATATATAGAAACGAATTAGCCGCAAAAATATTAAACGAATTCTATAGCTGCTGCTACAACAGAACCGATGAGGATATTCTAAAAACCTATAAAGGTTATTCTCTTGTTTTGGGCAAAAAAATTGAATTTACACAAAATGATGTGACATACGAAGCGACTGCCATTGACATAAACTACAAAGGCAATTTATTGGTCGAATTTGATAATGGAAATAAAAAAGAACTCTCCAGTGGAGAAATTTCCATAAAAGGAGATTTTTATCTCTGA
- a CDS encoding Ferrous iron transport protein A (The C-terminal domain of several bacterial transcriptional repressors show structural homology to one another. These domains are characterised by an SH3-like structure consisting of a partly opened beta-barrel, where the last strand is interrupted by a 3-10 helical turn. The C-terminal domain displays a metal-binding function in DTXR and IDER and may act to stabilising the dimeric form of the Escherichia coli KorB repressor, thereby enhancing specific operator binding by the repressor. The N-terminal region of these proteins is responsible for binding DNA; Hypothetical protein): MTLKEVEVGKYYIVEKIRGTGPLRRRIMDMGFTKGTEIYVRKVAPLGDPVQINIRDYELSIRRADAELIEITDLVEE; the protein is encoded by the coding sequence GTGACTTTAAAGGAAGTTGAAGTTGGGAAGTATTACATAGTGGAAAAAATAAGAGGAACAGGACCTTTGAGAAGAAGAATAATGGACATGGGATTTACAAAGGGCACGGAAATTTATGTTAGAAAGGTAGCGCCTTTGGGAGATCCGGTTCAGATAAACATAAGAGATTACGAATTATCCATAAGACGTGCAGATGCTGAATTAATAGAGATTACAGATTTAGTAGAGGAGTGA